A genomic stretch from Deltaproteobacteria bacterium includes:
- a CDS encoding type II toxin-antitoxin system death-on-curing family toxin gives MKDPRFLTLDEVLAIHSDQVRQYGGSGGIRDVGLLSSALAMPRASFGGQYLHPSLHEMAAACLFHLVQNHPFIDGNERIGLAATIAFLGLNDVWLESPSEELLEMVLKVARGEIGKPETAVFLRERCVPFG, from the coding sequence ATGAAAGATCCGCGATTTCTCACGCTCGACGAAGTGCTCGCCATCCATTCCGACCAGGTTCGCCAATACGGCGGATCGGGCGGGATCCGCGACGTCGGCTTGCTCTCCTCCGCGCTCGCGATGCCGCGCGCGTCGTTCGGCGGCCAGTATCTGCATCCCAGCTTGCACGAAATGGCGGCAGCGTGCCTGTTCCATCTCGTCCAGAACCATCCCTTCATCGACGGCAACGAGCGCATCGGCCTCGCCGCTACCATTGCCTTTCTGGGTCTCAACGACGTCTGGCTCGAGTCGCCCTCCGAGGAGCTGTTGGAAATGGTCCTGAAGGTCGCGCGGGGCGAGATTGGAAAGCCCGAGACTGCGGTCTTTCTTCGCGAGCGGTGCGTTCCCTTCGGGTGA
- a CDS encoding molybdopterin-containing oxidoreductase catalytic subunit: MRELRKTVCNRDCPDACSVVAHVEDGRVVALGGDPSHPVTNGFLCWRTNNFLPLQYSPERLTSPLLRGKPVSWDEALDFAARELLRIRAESGPAAIFHYRSGGSLGALKHLSDYFFEKLGPVTTKRGDICSGAGDAAQMLDFGEEDSHDIFDLLNSRNIILWGKNPVISSPHLVPVLNDASASKLLIDPVWHKTARLCDAFLQPRPGGDFSLAMAVARLLFEREWTEPGFETYCDNVPELRSLAFAHSVAGWCEDADVSPAAAEDIARRLHEGPTAILVGWGMARRVNGGAIVRALDALTAISGNLGVPGGGVSYYFWRRKTFDHTFIKGIPGAPRTVLEPLFGPEVLAFKDPPIRAVWVTAGNPVAMLPESATVDRALRSRDFVCVVDSWPTDTTRAATLVLPTTTLLEADDLLGAYGHHWVGAARPVVLPPPGVKSDLQILQELSALVGLDGVLDGTARDWKERILRKDAGFTVAQVESDGPQRSGLSPKVLFADRKFRTRTGRVNLIASAPARSQVSAEFPLYLMALATDKSQSSQWSKGQPPGPAVVTVHPDSARGIPDGGFGHLESALGTLPIQVRHDPRQRRDVALLAKGGHLRENRNANVLSRARATDIGGGGALYDEPVRLKG; this comes from the coding sequence ATGAGAGAGCTCCGCAAAACCGTCTGCAACCGCGATTGCCCGGACGCCTGCTCGGTCGTCGCCCACGTCGAGGACGGGCGCGTGGTCGCATTGGGCGGCGACCCTTCGCACCCCGTCACGAACGGCTTCCTCTGCTGGCGAACCAACAACTTCCTCCCGCTGCAGTACTCGCCGGAGCGCCTCACCTCGCCGCTGCTCCGCGGCAAACCCGTCTCCTGGGACGAGGCGCTCGATTTCGCCGCCCGTGAGCTGTTGCGCATCCGCGCCGAATCCGGGCCCGCGGCGATCTTCCATTACCGAAGCGGCGGCAGTCTCGGCGCGCTCAAGCACCTGAGCGATTACTTCTTCGAGAAGCTCGGACCGGTGACCACCAAGCGAGGCGACATCTGCTCTGGCGCGGGCGACGCGGCGCAGATGCTCGACTTCGGCGAAGAGGACTCGCACGACATCTTCGACCTGCTCAACTCGCGCAACATCATCCTCTGGGGAAAGAACCCGGTCATCTCCTCGCCGCACCTGGTGCCGGTGCTCAACGATGCGTCCGCATCGAAGCTCCTGATCGACCCGGTCTGGCACAAGACGGCGCGGCTCTGCGACGCATTCCTGCAGCCGCGGCCGGGCGGGGATTTCTCCCTCGCGATGGCGGTGGCGCGTCTCCTCTTCGAGCGTGAGTGGACCGAGCCCGGGTTCGAGACGTACTGCGACAACGTCCCGGAGCTCCGCTCCCTCGCTTTCGCGCACTCGGTGGCCGGCTGGTGCGAGGACGCCGACGTCTCGCCGGCAGCCGCCGAGGACATCGCGCGCCGTCTGCACGAGGGACCGACGGCGATCCTCGTTGGCTGGGGCATGGCGCGCCGGGTGAACGGCGGCGCCATCGTCCGTGCCCTCGACGCGCTGACGGCCATCTCCGGGAATCTCGGCGTCCCCGGCGGCGGCGTGTCGTACTACTTCTGGCGGCGAAAAACGTTCGACCACACGTTCATCAAAGGCATCCCGGGAGCCCCGCGCACCGTGCTGGAGCCGCTTTTCGGCCCCGAGGTTCTCGCCTTCAAGGACCCGCCGATCCGCGCGGTGTGGGTTACCGCGGGCAATCCCGTCGCCATGCTGCCCGAATCGGCGACGGTGGATCGCGCGCTGCGCTCCCGCGATTTCGTCTGCGTGGTCGACTCCTGGCCGACCGACACCACTCGCGCGGCGACGCTCGTGCTTCCCACCACCACGCTGCTCGAGGCCGACGACCTTCTCGGCGCGTACGGCCACCACTGGGTCGGAGCCGCACGGCCAGTGGTCCTGCCGCCGCCGGGTGTGAAGTCCGATCTGCAGATCCTGCAGGAGCTCTCCGCGCTCGTCGGCCTCGACGGAGTGCTGGACGGCACCGCGCGCGACTGGAAGGAGCGCATCCTCCGCAAAGACGCCGGCTTCACGGTCGCGCAAGTCGAGTCCGACGGTCCGCAGCGCAGCGGGCTGTCACCGAAGGTGCTCTTCGCGGATCGGAAGTTCCGGACCAGGACGGGCAGGGTGAACCTGATCGCCTCGGCTCCGGCGCGCTCCCAGGTCTCGGCCGAGTTCCCGCTGTATCTGATGGCGCTCGCCACCGACAAGTCGCAGAGCTCGCAGTGGTCGAAGGGCCAGCCGCCCGGACCGGCCGTGGTCACCGTGCACCCGGACTCCGCTCGCGGCATCCCGGACGGCGGATTCGGCCACCTGGAGTCGGCGCTCGGAACACTGCCCATTCAAGTTCGTCACGATCCGCGCCAGCGCCGCGACGTCGCGCTTCTCGCCAAGGGCGGGCACCTGCGCGAAAACCGCAACGCCAACGTGCTGTCCAGAGCCCGCGCCACCGACATCGGCGGCGGCGGCGCACTGTACGACGAACCCGTCCGACTGAAGGGCTAA
- a CDS encoding AbrB/MazE/SpoVT family DNA-binding domain-containing protein, with protein sequence MRKKLVRTGNSLALVLDKELLDELGIEADTLLELSTDGDVMVVSPVRPRRVDERLKKVMARAHERYGGVFRKLAE encoded by the coding sequence ATGCGGAAGAAGCTCGTCAGGACCGGCAACAGCCTCGCTCTCGTCCTCGACAAGGAGCTGTTGGACGAACTTGGCATCGAGGCCGATACTCTCCTGGAGCTTTCGACGGACGGCGACGTCATGGTGGTTTCGCCCGTTCGTCCCCGGCGGGTGGATGAGCGTCTGAAGAAAGTCATGGCGCGCGCCCATGAGAGGTATGGCGGCGTCTTCCGTAAGCTTGCGGAATGA
- the guaA gene encoding glutamine-hydrolyzing GMP synthase: MADIHAEKILVLDFGSQYTQLIARRIRELHVYCEIHPCTMPFAEVRAFAAKGIVLSGGPASVEEPGAPMVDPRIFELGVPVLGVCYGLQLMAKLLGGAIDRTAHREYGPARVEVTEAVGPFRDMTVGEHLDVWMSHGDKVSAPPKGFRTIAKNPSSPFCAVADPHRKLYAIQFHPEVAHTPRGRELYEAFLEECGVSFNFRMGAFAEDASKQIRERVGKERVICALSGGVDSAVVALLLHKAIGPQLQCIFVDNGVLREGEAAQVEQTFKDRFHVPLRVVNARRRFLEALRGVTDPEQKRKIIGREFIAVFEDEVGKDRREHGDARFLAQGTLYPDVIESVSFKGPSAVIKSHHNVGGLPERMKMQLVEPLRELFKDEVRALGRELGLPEAIVSRQPFPGPGLAIRVLGEVTEERLALIRKADAIVQEEVANAGLREKLWQAFAVLLPVKSVGVMGDERTYESACVLRAVESLDGMTADWARLPWDLVARISSRITNEVRGINRVVLDVSSKPPATIEWE, from the coding sequence ATGGCGGACATCCACGCAGAAAAAATCCTCGTCCTGGACTTCGGCTCCCAGTACACCCAGCTCATCGCCCGCCGGATTCGCGAGCTGCACGTCTACTGCGAGATCCACCCCTGCACGATGCCGTTCGCCGAGGTCCGCGCCTTCGCGGCGAAGGGCATCGTGCTCTCCGGTGGGCCGGCGAGCGTCGAGGAGCCCGGCGCGCCCATGGTGGACCCGAGGATCTTCGAGCTCGGCGTCCCGGTGCTCGGCGTCTGCTACGGCCTGCAGCTCATGGCCAAGCTGCTGGGCGGCGCCATCGATCGGACCGCCCACCGCGAGTACGGCCCGGCCCGCGTCGAAGTGACCGAGGCCGTCGGGCCGTTCCGGGACATGACGGTGGGCGAGCACCTCGACGTCTGGATGTCCCACGGCGACAAGGTCTCCGCACCGCCGAAGGGCTTCCGCACCATCGCGAAAAATCCGAGCTCGCCGTTCTGCGCCGTCGCCGATCCACACCGGAAGCTCTACGCCATCCAGTTCCATCCCGAGGTCGCGCATACTCCGCGTGGCCGCGAGCTCTACGAGGCATTCCTCGAGGAGTGCGGCGTCTCCTTCAACTTCAGGATGGGCGCGTTCGCGGAGGATGCGTCGAAGCAGATCCGCGAGCGGGTGGGAAAGGAGCGCGTCATCTGCGCGCTCTCCGGCGGCGTGGACAGCGCCGTGGTCGCGCTGCTGTTGCACAAGGCCATCGGGCCGCAGCTCCAGTGCATCTTCGTCGACAACGGCGTGCTGCGCGAAGGCGAGGCCGCCCAGGTCGAGCAGACGTTCAAGGACCGCTTCCACGTTCCGCTCCGGGTGGTGAACGCGCGCCGGCGCTTCCTCGAAGCGCTCCGGGGCGTCACCGATCCCGAGCAGAAGCGGAAGATCATCGGGCGCGAGTTCATCGCGGTCTTCGAAGACGAAGTGGGGAAGGACCGCCGCGAGCACGGCGACGCCCGCTTCCTCGCCCAGGGCACGCTGTACCCGGACGTGATCGAGAGCGTTTCGTTCAAGGGCCCGAGCGCGGTGATCAAGAGCCATCACAACGTCGGCGGGCTGCCCGAGCGGATGAAGATGCAGCTCGTGGAGCCGCTGCGCGAGCTGTTCAAGGACGAGGTGCGCGCGCTCGGGCGCGAGCTCGGGCTCCCCGAAGCCATCGTCTCGCGGCAGCCGTTCCCCGGGCCGGGGCTCGCCATTCGCGTGCTCGGCGAGGTGACGGAGGAGCGGCTGGCGCTCATCCGCAAGGCCGACGCCATCGTGCAGGAGGAGGTCGCGAACGCGGGCCTGCGCGAGAAGCTCTGGCAGGCCTTCGCGGTGCTCTTGCCGGTGAAGTCCGTCGGGGTGATGGGGGACGAGCGCACCTACGAATCCGCCTGCGTGCTCCGCGCCGTGGAGAGCCTCGACGGCATGACGGCGGACTGGGCGCGCCTGCCCTGGGACCTGGTGGCGAGGATCTCCAGTCGGATCACCAACGAAGTCCGGGGAATCAACCGGGTGGTCCTCGACGTCAGCAGCAAACCGCCCGCAACCATCGAATGGGAGTAG